The Lacipirellula parvula genome window below encodes:
- the miaB gene encoding tRNA (N6-isopentenyl adenosine(37)-C2)-methylthiotransferase MiaB, giving the protein MTKKLYIETVGCQMNVLDSELVVASLRKRGYELTHDTGDADTILFNTCSVREHAEEKIYSALGRLKNAKQQNPNKIIGVIGCMAQNHQRTVFERAPYVDLVVGPGQLHQVPDLIDKIAAGGGQQLEVSLGRKDGSRTEIERSHESFDPLRDPTMRPTPFQAYVRIQIGCDKFCTYCIVPSVRGPEQSRHPADIIAEARQLAGEGCKEITLLGQTVNSYRYREGDRTTRMSDLLYSLHEIDGLERIKFVTNYPKDMTDDLLAAVRDLPKACKYLHVPAQSGSNRMLQRMKRGYTIEDYREMHQRIREWLPEAAVTSDFIVGFSGETDEDFELSCDLVRECRFKNSFIFKYSVRPGTKGADLYADDIPEETKRVRNNELLAIQNEICEADNQRFLGQQVSILVEGRSKAAERREETGEATQLVGRTMCDRIVVFDGNLRQVGQTLPISIYDANAHTLFGAVVTQHVGPELFSLA; this is encoded by the coding sequence ATGACCAAAAAGCTCTACATCGAAACCGTCGGCTGCCAAATGAACGTGCTCGACAGCGAGCTCGTCGTCGCCAGCCTGCGCAAGCGGGGTTACGAACTCACCCACGACACCGGCGACGCCGACACGATCCTCTTCAACACCTGCAGCGTCCGCGAACACGCCGAAGAGAAGATCTACAGCGCCCTCGGCCGCCTCAAGAACGCCAAGCAGCAGAACCCGAACAAAATCATCGGCGTCATCGGCTGCATGGCGCAGAACCATCAGCGGACAGTCTTCGAACGCGCCCCGTACGTCGACCTCGTCGTCGGCCCCGGCCAACTGCATCAGGTTCCCGACCTGATCGACAAGATCGCCGCCGGCGGCGGACAGCAGCTGGAAGTCAGCCTCGGCCGCAAAGATGGCAGCCGCACCGAAATCGAACGGAGCCACGAAAGCTTCGACCCGCTCCGCGACCCGACGATGCGGCCCACGCCGTTCCAGGCGTACGTCCGCATTCAAATCGGCTGCGACAAGTTCTGCACCTACTGCATCGTCCCCAGCGTCCGCGGCCCCGAGCAAAGCCGCCACCCTGCCGACATCATCGCCGAGGCCCGCCAGCTCGCCGGCGAAGGCTGCAAGGAAATCACGCTCCTCGGCCAAACGGTCAACAGCTACCGCTACCGCGAAGGCGACCGCACCACGCGGATGAGCGACCTGCTCTATTCACTACACGAAATCGACGGCCTCGAACGGATCAAGTTCGTCACGAACTACCCGAAGGACATGACCGACGACCTGCTCGCCGCGGTCCGCGACCTGCCGAAGGCCTGCAAGTATCTTCACGTCCCGGCGCAAAGCGGCTCGAACCGCATGCTCCAGCGGATGAAGCGTGGCTACACGATCGAAGACTACCGCGAGATGCACCAGCGGATTCGCGAATGGCTCCCTGAGGCGGCAGTCACCAGCGACTTCATCGTCGGCTTCTCCGGCGAGACCGACGAAGATTTTGAGCTGTCGTGCGACCTGGTCCGCGAGTGCCGCTTCAAGAACAGCTTCATCTTCAAGTACAGCGTCCGCCCGGGCACGAAAGGCGCCGACCTGTACGCTGACGACATTCCGGAAGAGACGAAGCGCGTCCGCAACAACGAACTGCTCGCGATTCAGAACGAAATCTGCGAAGCGGACAACCAGCGGTTCCTCGGCCAGCAGGTTTCGATCTTGGTCGAAGGCCGCAGCAAGGCCGCCGAACGCCGCGAGGAAACGGGCGAAGCGACCCAACTCGTGGGCCGCACGATGTGCGACCGGATCGTCGTGTTCGACGGCAACCTCCGCCAAGTCGGCCAAACGCTGCCGATCTCGATCTACGACGCCAACGCCCACACCCTCTTCGGCGCCGTGGTCACGCAACACGTCGGGCCCGAGCTCTTCTCGCTCGCGTAG
- a CDS encoding Imm7 family immunity protein — MLFAVGWAVVRSSREPFATLNFDSMGAEEWSQAFNVIDDACDRADLELFDRFEAFMAECDDGMLSWSFQRALNNVRGVLTFASSRNHRGKSPTSLRIMEWLAVNGTGSYGLLYLHDDEDDGVSKRYGRGGVDRTNEFRVWRLASGQLMEFDDPFLSPIVPLINPSDFA; from the coding sequence ATGCTGTTCGCCGTTGGGTGGGCTGTCGTGCGATCGTCTCGCGAGCCTTTTGCGACGTTGAATTTTGATTCGATGGGAGCGGAAGAGTGGTCACAGGCTTTCAATGTTATCGACGACGCTTGCGATCGAGCTGACTTGGAACTCTTCGATAGATTTGAGGCCTTCATGGCCGAGTGTGACGACGGCATGCTTTCGTGGAGCTTTCAGCGGGCGCTGAACAATGTTCGAGGCGTGCTGACCTTCGCTTCGTCTCGTAATCACCGAGGCAAATCGCCAACGTCTCTGAGGATTATGGAGTGGCTTGCTGTGAACGGAACTGGGTCCTACGGACTCCTTTACTTGCACGACGATGAGGACGATGGAGTTTCTAAGCGGTATGGACGAGGCGGCGTCGATCGAACAAACGAGTTCCGAGTGTGGAGGTTGGCGTCAGGGCAATTAATGGAATTTGACGACCCGTTTCTTTCGCCAATTGTACCGCTGATCAACCCCAGCGACTTTGCGTGA
- the def gene encoding peptide deformylase has product MSLEIIHYPHPTLRYVSRPLKRVDAELKEMVAEMFALMYEHDGIGLAANQVDLPYRLFVCNPSGDPEQKESEHVFINPVILKGSGQHEREEGCLSIPGVYAPVTRKEKITVQAYNLAGEEITGELDGLFARVVQHETDHLDGRLFIDRLTPTELADISGELEEFEIDFESRRNVGELPTDEQIAARIDELVRLRT; this is encoded by the coding sequence TTGAGCCTCGAAATCATCCACTACCCCCACCCGACGCTCCGCTACGTGTCGCGTCCGCTGAAGCGCGTCGACGCCGAGCTCAAGGAAATGGTCGCCGAGATGTTCGCACTGATGTACGAACACGACGGCATCGGGCTCGCCGCAAATCAGGTCGATTTGCCGTACCGTCTCTTCGTCTGCAATCCTTCGGGCGACCCCGAGCAAAAAGAGTCGGAGCATGTCTTCATTAACCCCGTGATCCTCAAAGGCTCGGGGCAACACGAACGCGAGGAAGGTTGCCTCAGCATCCCCGGCGTTTACGCACCGGTGACTCGCAAGGAAAAGATCACCGTCCAAGCCTACAACCTCGCCGGCGAAGAAATCACCGGCGAACTCGACGGCCTGTTCGCGCGCGTGGTCCAGCACGAAACCGACCACCTCGACGGCCGCCTCTTCATCGACCGCCTGACGCCGACGGAACTCGCCGACATCTCGGGCGAACTTGAAGAATTCGAAATCGACTTCGAAAGCCGCCGCAACGTCGGCGAGCTTCCCACCGACGAACAGATCGCCGCGCGGATCGATGAACTCGTCCGTCTGCGGACGTAG
- the fmt gene encoding methionyl-tRNA formyltransferase, translated as MRLVMLGTGPFAVPTLRRLAASPHEVLRVITRPPRGRRPEAPPMQVAAEELNLPLWQPDTVNSEDSRLRLSADAPELLVVCDYGEILKPETLALTPHGGINLHGSLLPKYRGAAPVQWAVLNGDAETGNTVIQMTAGLDAGPCLGIDVLPIDPDESAGALEARLAARGGDLVLTVIDALAAGTATPIKQDRQQASKAPRLEKEHGAIDWSRDAQAIKNQVRALDPWPRAYTSWQRISEPGGSSPRSSSPGSSPQEPLRLILHRTSVIAPSPNPAAAPGTVLEAGPRLLVATGAGALEILALQPAGKRVMEAAEFLRGYQLPIGALLGT; from the coding sequence ATGCGATTAGTGATGCTCGGCACCGGCCCGTTCGCGGTTCCCACGTTACGGCGCCTCGCCGCCTCACCGCACGAAGTGCTGCGCGTGATCACGCGTCCCCCGCGCGGCCGCCGACCTGAAGCCCCGCCGATGCAAGTCGCCGCCGAGGAACTCAACCTTCCCCTCTGGCAGCCCGACACGGTCAACTCAGAAGACAGCCGCTTGCGGCTTAGCGCCGACGCCCCCGAACTCCTAGTGGTCTGCGACTACGGCGAGATCCTCAAGCCCGAAACGCTCGCCCTCACCCCGCACGGCGGCATCAACCTCCACGGCTCGCTGCTGCCGAAGTACCGCGGCGCCGCCCCCGTGCAGTGGGCCGTCCTCAACGGCGACGCGGAAACGGGCAACACCGTCATCCAAATGACCGCCGGCCTCGACGCGGGCCCCTGCCTCGGCATCGATGTGCTGCCGATCGACCCCGACGAATCGGCCGGCGCGCTCGAAGCCCGCCTCGCGGCCCGCGGCGGCGATTTGGTCCTCACCGTGATCGACGCCCTCGCTGCCGGCACGGCGACGCCGATCAAACAAGACCGCCAACAAGCCAGCAAAGCTCCCCGCCTCGAAAAAGAGCACGGCGCCATCGACTGGTCCCGCGACGCCCAGGCGATCAAAAACCAAGTCCGCGCCCTAGATCCCTGGCCGCGAGCCTACACCAGCTGGCAGCGCATCAGCGAGCCGGGGGGTTCATCCCCCCGGTCTTCATCCCCCGGCTCCTCCCCCCAAGAACCCCTCCGCCTCATCCTCCACCGCACGAGCGTCATCGCCCCCTCCCCCAATCCCGCCGCGGCCCCCGGCACGGTCCTCGAAGCCGGCCCCCGCCTGCTCGTCGCCACCGGCGCCGGCGCCCTCGAAATCCTCGCCCTCCAGCCCGCCGGCAAACGCGTCATGGAAGCCGCCGAATTCCTCCGCGGCTACCAACTCCCCATTGGCGCCCTCCTGGGTACATAG
- a CDS encoding site-2 protease family protein: MCLIAAMDFAALGNLLLVILMVAAGLGAVIFVHELGHFAVAKMCGVKCPKFYIGFDVPLGSMINNMLGREGEFKIFGIGIPRTIGPPITIGETEYGIGILPLGGYVRMLGQDDDPSNINEQLRESQVAGNSPDSKTIIGPDGKSYVVDRRSYLAKSVPQRMAIISAGVIMNIIFAFIFATVAFKIGVPYEPSFVSRTAPGSPAWRAAIVPGDEVVQIDDIVKPSFAEELMGSVTLGDLEHGLPFVIERDGKQVKLQLVPEQGEKLARVGLASGRSLQLGPPAILRAHTAAAQASPAFELGDEILAVDGAPVANYAEYLSALLKKSDKPVTLTVLRGGKRPADKPEAAPEGGEKIEIIVQPELERTTGLVMQMSKITAVQDNSPAAKAGLKAGDFIERIVAADDDAADDAPSLTRDPFTLPAALAELGDAGKEIKLTVRRGANEEGRQGTEELTIPLRSVDWVEEPIANNDPISAPALGVAYRALTVVSEAKPGSPAAEAGLQEADELQSVEFIPPADMKDKPKKLTFDLSQGDKKDGYGLPSILSELQLFPPGTQLKFTYKRGSESLDATLTPVASEDVYSVERGILLQPIQRIRVAETWSEAAHRGRTETVRSLTMVYRFLSKLGSGQVPVTMLGGPLTIAQAAGYSAFQGWGKLLIFLTMLSANLAVINFLPIPMLDGGHMVFLAWEGLRGRPANERVVMTMQTVGFVFLISLMLFVFTLDITRLFSA; encoded by the coding sequence ATGTGCTTGATCGCGGCGATGGACTTCGCCGCCCTGGGTAACTTGCTGCTCGTCATCCTCATGGTCGCCGCCGGCCTCGGCGCCGTCATTTTCGTCCATGAGCTCGGACACTTCGCCGTCGCCAAAATGTGCGGCGTCAAATGCCCCAAGTTTTACATCGGCTTCGACGTCCCCCTCGGCAGCATGATTAACAACATGCTCGGCCGCGAAGGCGAGTTCAAAATCTTCGGCATCGGCATCCCGCGCACCATCGGCCCGCCCATCACCATCGGCGAAACCGAGTACGGCATCGGCATCCTCCCCCTCGGCGGCTACGTCCGCATGCTCGGCCAGGACGACGATCCCTCGAACATCAACGAACAACTCCGCGAATCCCAAGTCGCCGGCAACTCGCCCGACTCGAAAACGATCATCGGCCCCGACGGTAAGAGCTACGTCGTCGACCGCCGCAGCTATCTCGCCAAAAGCGTCCCGCAGCGGATGGCGATCATCTCCGCCGGCGTCATCATGAACATCATTTTCGCGTTCATCTTCGCGACGGTCGCGTTCAAGATCGGCGTCCCCTACGAACCGTCGTTTGTCTCGCGCACCGCCCCTGGTTCGCCCGCCTGGCGCGCCGCGATCGTCCCCGGCGACGAAGTCGTGCAAATCGACGACATCGTGAAGCCCTCGTTCGCTGAAGAACTCATGGGCAGCGTCACGCTCGGCGACCTGGAACATGGCTTGCCGTTCGTCATCGAACGCGACGGCAAGCAAGTCAAGTTGCAACTCGTCCCCGAGCAAGGCGAAAAGCTCGCCCGCGTCGGTCTGGCGAGCGGCCGCTCGCTGCAACTCGGCCCGCCGGCCATCCTCAGGGCGCACACCGCCGCCGCCCAAGCCTCCCCCGCGTTCGAACTCGGCGACGAAATTCTCGCCGTCGACGGCGCCCCCGTCGCCAACTACGCCGAATACCTCTCCGCGCTCCTCAAGAAATCCGACAAGCCGGTCACGCTCACCGTCCTCCGCGGCGGCAAGCGTCCCGCCGACAAGCCCGAAGCCGCTCCCGAAGGCGGCGAAAAGATTGAGATCATCGTCCAGCCGGAACTCGAACGCACCACCGGCCTGGTGATGCAAATGAGCAAAATCACCGCGGTGCAAGACAACTCGCCCGCGGCGAAGGCTGGCCTCAAAGCCGGCGATTTCATCGAACGCATTGTCGCCGCCGACGACGACGCGGCCGACGACGCTCCGTCGCTCACTCGCGATCCCTTCACGTTGCCGGCAGCCCTCGCCGAACTCGGCGACGCCGGCAAAGAAATCAAACTCACTGTCCGTCGCGGCGCCAACGAAGAAGGCCGCCAAGGAACCGAAGAGCTGACGATCCCGCTGCGCAGCGTCGACTGGGTCGAAGAACCGATCGCCAACAACGATCCCATCTCGGCCCCGGCCCTCGGCGTCGCCTACCGCGCCCTGACCGTCGTCAGCGAAGCAAAGCCCGGCAGCCCCGCTGCGGAAGCCGGCCTGCAAGAAGCCGACGAACTGCAATCGGTCGAGTTCATCCCGCCTGCAGACATGAAGGACAAACCCAAAAAACTCACATTCGACTTGAGCCAAGGCGATAAGAAGGACGGCTACGGCCTGCCGTCGATTCTTTCCGAACTCCAACTCTTCCCGCCTGGCACGCAGCTCAAGTTCACCTACAAACGCGGCAGCGAATCGCTCGACGCGACGCTCACCCCCGTGGCGAGCGAGGACGTCTACTCGGTCGAACGCGGCATCCTCCTGCAGCCAATCCAACGTATCCGCGTCGCCGAAACCTGGAGCGAAGCCGCCCACCGCGGCCGCACCGAAACTGTCCGCTCGCTGACGATGGTCTACCGCTTCCTCAGCAAGCTCGGCAGCGGCCAAGTGCCGGTAACGATGCTCGGCGGCCCGCTCACCATCGCCCAAGCCGCCGGCTACTCGGCGTTCCAAGGCTGGGGCAAACTGCTGATCTTCCTGACGATGCTCAGCGCGAACCTCGCGGTGATCAACTTCCTGCCGATCCCGATGCTCGACGGCGGCCACATGGTGTTCCTCGCCTGGGAAGGCCTCCGCGGCCGCCCCGCGAACGAACGCGTCGTGATGACAATGCAAACCGTCGGCTTCGTTTTCCTGATCTCGCTGATGCTATTCGTCTTCACGCTCGACATCACGCGACTGTTCTCCGCATAA
- the ftsH gene encoding ATP-dependent zinc metalloprotease FtsH, protein MDQPKDASKTPKKPADKKAPPQNNNMLWYLLGLGVLLLLLVTVWQTQNKLTIGWSDFDHLIVASNPDAPKDADRYITYEDKSVKPSIQWRLKEPTNIYVGSTEVTGTVMAQQRKGAEGGKESILDPSTGWSEYTPTGFRVASQPYLAPKVLNLLRDNKIPDYRNDEQPSQLIAYIPVLVLTGMFVMLMIVMLRRMGGAGSPMAFGRSRGKLIAQEDIEVTFDDVAGIEEAVDELREVVDFLKNPERYHRLGGRIPKGVLLVGPPGTGKTLLAKAVAGEAGVPFFSLSGSDFVEMFVGVGAARVRDMFQQAEQRAPCIVFIDELDALGKTRGSGQIGGHDEREQTLNALLVEMDGFGTNSGIIIMAATNRPETLDPALLRPGRFDRHVLVDRPDVSGREEILEVHLQKIKVDEDVNVKQVAAITSGFVGADLANIVNEAALLAARNGKKAVGMKELNEAVERSSAGLEKKSRIMQPEEKLRVAYHESGHALVAYSLPNTDPVHKVSIIPRGLAALGYTMQRPEQDRFLMTKSELESRIQVLLAGTVAEEMVFEDISSGAQNDLERATEIGRSMVMDFGMSRLGRVNFRESNRSPFLAGSGDFGRSSTHSEQTAREIDEEVKRILDEGLERVRHILGERRHTLEAVTKALMEQETIDSEVLRQIIDETTSGARIVPGTAVEPKRPSRIKADEPSAAASPEKDAGGM, encoded by the coding sequence ATGGATCAACCGAAGGACGCTTCCAAGACTCCCAAGAAGCCTGCCGACAAGAAGGCCCCGCCGCAGAACAACAACATGTTGTGGTATCTGCTCGGCCTCGGCGTGCTGCTGCTCCTGCTCGTCACCGTCTGGCAGACGCAAAACAAGCTGACGATCGGCTGGAGCGATTTCGACCACTTGATCGTCGCTAGCAATCCCGATGCGCCGAAAGACGCCGATCGCTACATCACCTACGAAGACAAGTCGGTGAAGCCGTCGATTCAGTGGCGATTGAAAGAGCCGACGAACATTTACGTCGGCTCGACCGAAGTGACCGGCACGGTGATGGCGCAGCAGCGCAAGGGCGCGGAAGGGGGTAAGGAGAGCATTCTCGACCCCAGCACCGGTTGGAGCGAGTACACGCCGACTGGCTTCCGCGTCGCGTCGCAGCCTTACTTGGCTCCCAAAGTTCTCAACCTGCTGCGGGATAATAAGATTCCCGACTACCGCAACGACGAGCAACCAAGCCAACTGATCGCCTACATCCCCGTGCTGGTGCTGACTGGCATGTTCGTGATGTTGATGATCGTGATGTTGCGACGCATGGGCGGGGCCGGTTCGCCGATGGCGTTCGGTCGCAGCCGCGGGAAGTTGATCGCTCAAGAAGACATTGAAGTGACCTTCGACGACGTCGCCGGCATCGAAGAAGCCGTCGACGAACTGCGCGAAGTGGTCGACTTCCTCAAGAACCCGGAACGTTACCATCGCCTCGGCGGCCGCATTCCGAAGGGCGTGCTGCTGGTGGGCCCTCCTGGTACGGGTAAGACGTTGCTCGCCAAGGCCGTCGCCGGCGAAGCGGGCGTGCCGTTCTTCAGCCTCAGCGGTTCGGACTTCGTGGAAATGTTCGTTGGCGTCGGCGCCGCCCGCGTCCGCGACATGTTCCAGCAAGCGGAGCAGCGTGCCCCCTGTATTGTGTTCATCGACGAACTCGACGCCCTCGGCAAGACCCGTGGCAGCGGCCAGATCGGCGGCCACGACGAACGCGAGCAAACGCTCAACGCGTTGCTCGTGGAGATGGACGGCTTCGGCACGAACAGCGGCATTATCATCATGGCCGCGACGAATCGTCCGGAAACGCTCGACCCCGCGCTGCTGCGTCCAGGCCGGTTCGACCGCCACGTGTTGGTCGATCGTCCCGACGTGTCGGGCCGCGAGGAGATTCTTGAAGTTCACTTGCAGAAGATCAAAGTCGATGAAGACGTCAACGTGAAGCAGGTCGCTGCGATCACGAGCGGCTTCGTCGGCGCCGACCTCGCGAACATCGTCAATGAGGCCGCCTTGCTCGCCGCTCGCAACGGCAAGAAGGCGGTCGGCATGAAGGAACTCAACGAAGCGGTGGAGCGCTCGAGCGCCGGTCTCGAAAAGAAAAGCCGCATCATGCAGCCCGAGGAAAAGCTGCGGGTGGCGTACCACGAAAGCGGTCACGCGCTCGTTGCTTACTCGCTGCCGAATACCGACCCGGTGCACAAGGTCTCGATCATCCCGCGCGGTCTCGCTGCTCTCGGTTACACGATGCAGCGGCCCGAGCAAGATCGGTTCCTGATGACCAAGAGCGAACTGGAAAGCCGCATTCAGGTGTTGCTCGCCGGTACGGTCGCTGAAGAAATGGTTTTCGAAGACATTAGCAGCGGCGCCCAGAACGATCTGGAGCGTGCGACCGAAATCGGCCGCAGCATGGTGATGGACTTCGGCATGAGCCGCCTCGGCCGCGTCAACTTCCGCGAGAGCAACCGCAGCCCGTTCTTGGCCGGCAGCGGCGACTTCGGCCGTTCCAGCACGCACAGCGAGCAAACGGCGCGTGAGATCGACGAGGAAGTGAAGCGGATTCTCGACGAAGGCTTGGAACGCGTGCGTCACATCCTCGGCGAACGTCGTCACACGCTCGAAGCGGTGACCAAGGCGCTGATGGAGCAAGAGACGATCGATTCGGAGGTGCTGCGGCAGATCATCGACGAGACGACCTCTGGGGCGCGGATTGTGCCGGGGACGGCCGTCGAGCCGAAGCGTCCGTCGCGGATCAAGGCGGACGAGCCGTCGGCCGCGGCTTCGCCGGAGAAGGACGCGGGCGGGATGTAA
- the dxr gene encoding 1-deoxy-D-xylulose-5-phosphate reductoisomerase yields MPSSPKRVAVFGSTGSIGTSALDVITASQGRLQAVAISAHSKLDELVEQAKKHRPCWVIACDARAAKQYDWSDLPKECELLTGPDALVRIAGEPDVDVLLAAIVGAAGLASTWAAVEAKKTVALANKETLVMAGELIGELARKSGSPLLPVDSEHSALFQALQAGQPSEVSRLILTASGGPFKHLSPVELQQVTVAEALAHPTWQMGPKITIDSATMMNKALEIIEARWLFNIEGERISVVIHPQSIVHSMVEFIDGSVVSQMSPPDMRLPIQYALEYPHRAPGVARRFDWRQPFKLEFEPPDRERFPALALGEECAKSGGTTGAVLNAANEAAVGAFLDGELHFTEIVPACRSVLSAHHFEPNPTLDALLKLDRWARQEISRWVCA; encoded by the coding sequence ATGCCCTCCTCCCCGAAACGCGTCGCGGTCTTCGGCTCCACCGGCAGCATCGGCACCAGCGCCCTCGACGTGATCACGGCGAGCCAGGGACGGCTGCAGGCGGTGGCGATTTCAGCCCACTCGAAGCTCGACGAACTCGTCGAACAAGCGAAAAAACACCGCCCCTGCTGGGTCATCGCCTGCGACGCCCGCGCCGCGAAGCAGTACGACTGGTCCGACCTCCCCAAAGAGTGCGAACTCCTCACCGGCCCCGACGCACTCGTCCGCATTGCCGGCGAGCCGGACGTCGACGTGCTGCTCGCAGCGATCGTCGGCGCCGCCGGCCTCGCGAGCACCTGGGCCGCCGTCGAAGCCAAGAAAACCGTCGCCCTGGCGAATAAAGAGACGCTGGTGATGGCCGGCGAACTGATCGGCGAACTTGCCCGTAAGTCTGGTAGCCCGTTGCTGCCCGTCGACAGCGAGCACAGCGCCTTGTTCCAAGCCCTCCAGGCCGGCCAGCCGAGCGAAGTCTCGCGGCTGATCCTCACCGCCAGCGGCGGGCCGTTCAAACACCTTTCCCCCGTCGAACTCCAACAAGTCACCGTCGCCGAAGCGCTGGCCCATCCCACCTGGCAAATGGGCCCGAAAATCACCATCGACTCGGCGACGATGATGAACAAAGCCCTCGAAATCATCGAAGCCCGTTGGCTCTTCAACATCGAAGGCGAACGGATTTCGGTGGTCATCCACCCGCAGTCGATCGTCCACTCGATGGTCGAATTCATCGACGGCTCGGTGGTTTCGCAAATGAGTCCTCCCGACATGCGGCTGCCAATTCAATACGCCCTCGAATACCCGCACCGCGCCCCCGGCGTCGCGCGGCGGTTCGATTGGCGGCAGCCGTTCAAACTCGAATTCGAACCGCCCGATCGCGAGCGCTTCCCTGCGCTCGCCCTCGGCGAGGAATGCGCCAAATCGGGCGGCACCACCGGCGCCGTGCTGAATGCCGCGAATGAAGCGGCTGTAGGGGCCTTCCTCGACGGTGAGCTACACTTCACGGAAATCGTGCCAGCATGCCGCAGCGTGCTCTCGGCGCATCACTTTGAACCAAACCCGACGCTCGATGCGCTGTTGAAGCTGGATCGCTGGGCGCGGCAGGAGATATCTCGGTGGGTATGTGCTTGA